A genomic window from Fusarium oxysporum Fo47 chromosome VIII, complete sequence includes:
- a CDS encoding S-adenosylmethionine decarboxylase gives MTSVPYNCTFSPASATPHLTINHDVAADLDSTNAFEGPEKLLEVWFAPSPTTLPPTAPVNGLKAVPADTWVPMLDMVNCKVLSVLESEMMDAYLLSESSMFVFPHKIILKTCGTTTLLLGLQRMLHIAAKHGFPFHNANSADDIQAAATPYRVFYSRKNFLFPERQQGPHRSWKQEVKYLDDMFDGGSAYMVGKMNGDHWYLYLTSPNQQALTPPRTPGEVEGTKIPVGTSFNGLPSSYHDETLEILMTDLDPENAKQFYLSHASAVASDKMAAEAKDAREEAINSLGGLAETVDEVDVFANEDDTMLDSIEALTTEGHALGTVVSESCGLSSVYPTSKYPDARVDAYLFSPCGFSANGVVPPEAGKGEHYFTVHVTPEPQCSFASFETNVPGGQSGRTTTEIIEHVVDIFKPGRFSVTLFEAKGAAQNPYCMGDDDSNNWAAKRLVDPVRGYRRIDRIVHDFEDYDLVFRFYEREGWAGTKNARVGEPQSFSITKTSQSITSTAKMHLMYTLDAQGNRLYTLKKVAQGQVTKSAHPARFSPDDKWSRQRVTLKRRFELLLTQQSMSSTLTLDDLY, from the exons ATGACCTCCGTCCCGTACAACTGCACCTTTTCGCCTGCCTCGGCTACACCTCATCTGACAATCAACCATGATGTAGCCGCCGACCTCGACTCGACCAACGCTTTTGAAGGTcctgagaagcttctcgaggtTTGGTTCGCTCCTAGCCCGACGACTCTGCCTCCTACTGCTCCCGTCAATGGCCTGAAGGCAGTTCCAGCTGATACTTGGGTTCCCATGCTTGATATGGTCAATTGCAAGGTCCTGTCTGTTCTTGAGAGTGAAATGATGGATGCGTATCTTCTCTCCGAGTCGAGCATGTTTGTCTTTCCTCACAAGATCATTCTCAAGACTTGCGGAACCActacccttcttctcggccttcaACGAATGCTTCACATCGCCGCCAAACATGGATTCCCATTCCATAATGCCAATTCGGCCGACGACATTCAAGCAGCAGCGACTCCATACCGAGTATTCTACAGCCGCAAAAACTTTCTCTTCCCCGAGAGACAGCAAGGCCCCCACCGCAGCTGGAAACAAGAGGTCAAGTATCTCGACGACATGTTCGACGGAGGTAGTGCCTATATGGTAGGCAAGATGAACGGCGATCACTGGTATCTGTACCTCACCTCACCCAACCAGCAAGCCCTCACGCCACCTCGTACACCCGGTGAGGTCGAAGGCACCAAGATCCCCGTCGGGACATCCTTCAATGGACTCCCAAGCAGTTACCATGACGAGACGCTCGAAATCCTCATGACGGATCTCGATCCCGAAAACGCCAAGCAGTTCTATCTGTCGCACGCGAGTGCGGTCGCCAGCGACAAGATGGCTGCAGAGGCGAAGGATGCACGCGAGGAAgccatcaacagccttggaGGGCTTGCCGAGACTGTTGACGAGGTTGATGTTTTCGCGAACGAAGACGACACCATGCTCGACTCAATTGAGGCTCTGACCACTGAAGGTCACGCATTGGGAACTGTCGTCTCGGAGAGTTGCGGCCTCTCCAGCGTCTACCCAACCAGCAAGTATCCCGATGCGCGAGTCGACGCATACCTGTTCAGTCCCTGCGGCTTCTCGGCTAATGGCGTCGTCCCTCCTGAGGCTGGCAAGGGTGAGCATTACTTTACAGTTCACGTCACCCCCGAGCCTCAGTGTTCCTTCGCTTCATTCGAGACCAACGTCCCTGGTGGTCAGAGCGGACGTACCACGACTGAGATTATTGAACATGTTGTAGACATCTTCAAGCCCGGTCGTTTCAGCGTCACTCTTTTTGAAGCAAAGGGTGCAGCTCAGAACCCATACTGCAtgggcgatgatgattcCAACAATTGGGCTGCCAAGCGTCTTGTTGATCCTGTTCGAGGATACAGACGCATTGATCGTATTGTTCACGATTTTGAGGATTACGATCTTGTCTTTCGCTTTTACGAACGTGAAGGATGGGCTGGAACTAAGAATGCTCGTGTTGGAGAGCCT CAAAGCTTCAGCATCACCAAAACCTCACAGTCAATCACATCAACCGCCAAAATGCATCTCATGTACACCCTCGACGCCCAAGGCAATCGCCTGTACACACTCAAGAAGGTCGCCCAAGGACAAGTTACCAAGTCCGCCCACCCCGCGCGCTTCTCCCCCGATGACAAGTGGTCGCGCCAGCGCGTTACTCTCAAGCGACGATTTGAGCTTCTCTTGACTCAGCAGAGTATGTCCTCCACTCTCACTCTCGATGATCTGTACTGA
- a CDS encoding Nin one binding Zn-ribbon like-domain-containing protein produces MSSDATAHKPIHSLVLDTGPLIKNDPPANTLRAKAEQLYTLPCIISEIRDAATRARVETTLLPFITLRSPNPVSVKVIRDFARRTGDLAVLSKPDIDVLALGYELECERNGGDWRLRKTPGQKGLNGKPNKPAEGEVKTEAEAEKVEETLEKAVDNLTIENPVEQPTVGESSQSTEAKDTVAETVAEPEPKVTESGTEVTEETATNTTAETAEAGEKADETIEAVEEASDGDASDDEGGWITPSNLKKHQAADTGAAPSAPVQKTLQAAVLTSDYAMQNVALRMNLNLVAPSLARITHLKNWVLRCHGCFKITKEMNKQFCPSCGQPTLNRVSCSTDEHGNFKIHLKKNFQWNNRGNVYSVPKPVHGSANGRLPKNAGGKNGWGNNLILAEDQKEFTRAGEEQRRQRKKDIMDQDYLPDLLTGHRAGGGQKIRVGAGRNVNSKKKH; encoded by the coding sequence atgtcttcagACGCAACGGCTCACAAGCCCATTCACAGCCTTGTACTTGATACAGGCCCTCTCATCAAGAACGACCCTCCCGCGAATACCCTTCGAGCTAAAGCTGAACAACTTTACACACTTCCCTGCATTATTTCCGAAATTCGAGATGCTGCCACACGAGCACGAGTAGAGACGACGCTTCTACCTTTCATCACCCTACGATCGCCCAACCCCGTGAGTGTAAAAGTCATTCGAGACTTTGCGAGAAGAACAGGAGATTTGGCCGTTTTGAGCAAGCCCGATATTGACGTCTTGGCGCTAGGGTATGAGTTGGAGTGTGAGCGAAATGGAGGTGATTGGAGATTGAGAAAGACGCCTGGTCAGAAGGGTTTGAATGGGAAGCCAAACAAGCCTGCTGAGGGTGAGGTTAagactgaggctgaggctgagaaggttgaggagacTCTAGAGAAGGCTGTTGACAATCTCACAATCGAGAACCCTGTTGAGCAGCCTACGGTTGGAGAGTCCAGTCAGTCTACAGAGGCAAAGGACACTGTCGCAGAGACTGTAGCTGAGCCAGAGCCCAAGGTCACAGAGTCAGGCACAGAGGTCACCGAAGAGACCGCCACAAACACGACCGCAGAGACAGCGGAGGCTGGCGAAAAGGCCGACGAAACAATCGAAGCCGTTGAAGAGGCATCTGACGGCGACGCCTCCGACGATGAAGGCGGCTGGATCACCCCCTCAAACCTCAAGAAGCACCAAGCAGCAGACACTGGAGCGGCACCCTCAGCGCCCGTCCAAAAGACCCTCCAAGCCGCAGTCCTCACATCCGATTACGCCATGCAAAACGTCGCTCTCCGAATGAACCTCAACCTCGTCGCACCATCCCTCGCACGAATCACACATCTCAAGAACTGGGTTCTACGCTGCCACGGCTGCTTCAAGATCACAAAAGAGATGAACAAGCAATTCTGTCCCTCTTGCGGCCAACCTACTCTCAACAGAGTAAGCTGCTCGACCGATGAGCACGGCAACTTCAAGATCcatctcaagaagaactttcaGTGGAATAACCGTGGAAATGTCTACAGTGTTCCCAAGCCTGTTCACGGGTCTGCGAATGGTCGTCTTCCAAAGAACGCGGGCGGAAAGAATGGCTGGGGAAATAATCTCATTCTGGCGGAGGATCAGAAGGAGTTTACGCGGGCGGGAGAGGAACAGAGACGtcagaggaagaaggatatcATGGATCAGGATTATCTGCCCGATTTATTAACGGGGCATCGTGCAGGTGGCGGTCAAAAGATTCGTGTTGGAGCGGGACGAAATGTAaactcgaagaagaagcactAG